In one window of Deltaproteobacteria bacterium DNA:
- the ribH gene encoding 6,7-dimethyl-8-ribityllumazine synthase (RibE; 6,7-diimethyl-8-ribityllumazine synthase; DMRL synthase; lumazine synthase; beta subunit of riboflavin synthase; condenses 5-amino-6-(1'-D)-ribityl-amino-2,4(1H,3H)-pyrimidinedione with L-3,4-dihydrohy-2-butanone-4-phosphate to generate 6,6-dimethyl-8-lumazine (DMRL); riboflavin synthase then uses 2 molecules of DMRL to produce riboflavin (vitamin B12); involved in the last steps of riboflavin biosynthesis; forms a 60mer (icosahedral shell) in both Bacillus subtilis and Escherichia coli; in Bacillus subtilis this 60mer is associated with the riboflavin synthase subunit (alpha) while in Escherichia coli it is not): MRTIEGDLQGQGLKVAIVVSRFNGFITDRLLEGAL; encoded by the coding sequence GTGCGGACGATCGAGGGAGACCTCCAGGGACAGGGCTTGAAGGTGGCGATCGTTGTATCGCGTTTCAACGGCTTCATAACGGACCGGCTCCTGGAAGGGGCGCTCG